The following are encoded in a window of Arthrobacter sp. OAP107 genomic DNA:
- a CDS encoding bifunctional (p)ppGpp synthetase/guanosine-3',5'-bis(diphosphate) 3'-pyrophosphohydrolase: protein MEEGSTSAPTAAGGNGPGQGQQTGLVAAGRPAPGVPVDNSGVRPTFPGRRERTRSRLARLTGRSTATYSPILEPLLRTVRANNPKEDFDLIQRAFVVAEQSHRGQKRKSGDPYITHPVAVATILAELGLSGTTLAAALLHDTVEDTPYTLEDLRADFGPEVAMLVDGVTKLDKVSFGEAAQSETVRKMVVAMAKDIRVLMIKLADRLHNARTWRFVSAESSARKARETLEIFAPLAHRLGMNTIKWELEDLSFAALYPKVYEEIVRMVGDRTPEREKSLSVIRNQIADDLRTARIKATITGRPKHYYSIYQKMIVRDKDFDDINDLMGVRVLVDSVRDCYAALGTLHSRWNPLPGRFKDYIAMPKFNMYQSLHTTVIGPGGKPVEIQIRTHEMHRRAEYGVAAHWKYKDQPNRTATGPGSPRDGDMGWLRSLVDWQQETSDPGEFLDSLRFEINAREVFVFTPKGEVMALPAGSTPVDFAYAVHTEVGHRTIGARVNGKLVPLNSELNHGDWVEIFTSKAEGAGPSQDWQHFVKSARARNKIRQWFSKERREEAIDRGKELLTRAMRKQNLPLQRLMTHDALAAVAEDFKYVDISGLYAGVGDGHTSAQSVMEKLVESLGGNETPDDDLTEVSIPTQVSKARFSDSGVVVRGVGDVWVKLARCCTPVPPDPILGFVTRGSGVSVHRTDCTNVAGLKDQPDRIVDVDWAPTQSSVFLVEIQVEALDRKSLLSDVTRVLSENHVNILAASVHTSTDRVAISKFAFEMGDPKYLSHVLSAVRRIDGVFDVYRTTGNRRRS, encoded by the coding sequence TTGGAAGAGGGTTCGACGTCGGCGCCAACGGCTGCCGGAGGCAACGGTCCGGGCCAGGGACAACAGACTGGTCTGGTGGCTGCCGGGCGCCCGGCGCCCGGCGTGCCCGTGGACAACTCCGGTGTCCGGCCCACATTCCCGGGCCGGCGTGAGCGCACCAGGTCCCGCCTGGCGCGGCTGACGGGCCGCAGCACCGCGACATACTCGCCCATCCTGGAGCCGCTGCTGCGGACCGTGCGGGCGAACAACCCCAAGGAAGACTTCGACCTGATCCAGCGCGCCTTCGTGGTCGCGGAGCAAAGCCACCGCGGGCAGAAGCGCAAGAGCGGTGATCCATACATCACCCATCCCGTCGCCGTCGCGACGATCCTCGCGGAACTCGGACTCAGCGGCACCACCCTGGCCGCGGCGCTGCTCCACGACACCGTGGAGGACACGCCTTACACGCTTGAGGACCTTCGGGCAGACTTCGGTCCCGAAGTGGCCATGCTGGTTGACGGTGTCACCAAGCTGGACAAGGTCAGCTTCGGCGAGGCTGCCCAGTCCGAGACCGTCCGCAAGATGGTCGTGGCCATGGCCAAGGACATTCGCGTCCTCATGATCAAACTCGCGGACAGGCTCCACAACGCCCGCACGTGGCGCTTCGTCTCCGCCGAGTCGTCCGCCCGCAAGGCCCGGGAAACGCTGGAGATCTTCGCGCCGCTGGCACACCGGCTGGGAATGAACACCATCAAGTGGGAGCTCGAGGACTTGTCCTTCGCGGCGCTCTACCCCAAGGTGTACGAGGAAATCGTCCGCATGGTGGGCGACCGCACGCCGGAGCGTGAAAAGAGCCTCAGCGTGATCCGGAACCAGATCGCCGACGATCTGCGAACGGCGCGGATCAAGGCGACGATTACCGGCCGGCCCAAGCACTATTATTCGATCTACCAGAAGATGATCGTCAGGGACAAGGACTTCGACGACATCAACGACCTCATGGGCGTCCGTGTCCTGGTGGACTCGGTCCGGGACTGTTACGCCGCCCTGGGCACCCTGCATTCGCGCTGGAACCCGCTGCCGGGCCGGTTCAAGGACTACATCGCGATGCCGAAATTCAACATGTACCAGTCCCTGCACACCACTGTCATCGGCCCCGGCGGCAAACCGGTTGAAATCCAAATCCGGACGCACGAGATGCACCGCCGTGCCGAGTACGGTGTGGCGGCGCACTGGAAGTACAAGGACCAGCCGAACCGGACCGCCACCGGGCCCGGAAGCCCGCGCGACGGCGACATGGGCTGGCTCCGCTCCCTCGTGGACTGGCAGCAGGAGACCTCCGATCCCGGCGAGTTCCTGGACTCGCTCCGGTTCGAGATCAACGCCCGCGAAGTGTTCGTGTTCACCCCCAAGGGCGAGGTTATGGCCCTGCCGGCCGGCTCCACACCGGTGGACTTCGCCTATGCCGTGCACACCGAAGTAGGCCACCGCACCATCGGCGCCCGGGTCAACGGCAAGCTGGTGCCGCTCAACAGCGAGCTCAACCACGGCGACTGGGTGGAGATCTTCACCTCGAAGGCCGAGGGCGCAGGCCCCAGCCAGGACTGGCAGCACTTCGTCAAGAGCGCCCGGGCACGCAACAAGATCCGGCAGTGGTTCAGCAAAGAACGCCGTGAAGAGGCGATTGACCGCGGCAAGGAGCTTCTGACCCGCGCCATGCGGAAGCAGAACCTTCCGCTGCAGCGCCTGATGACGCACGACGCGCTGGCCGCCGTGGCCGAGGACTTCAAGTACGTCGACATCTCCGGGCTGTACGCCGGGGTGGGGGACGGCCACACTTCCGCGCAGTCCGTCATGGAAAAGCTCGTCGAGAGCCTCGGCGGCAACGAAACACCCGACGACGACCTCACCGAAGTCAGCATCCCCACGCAGGTCAGCAAGGCCCGGTTCTCGGATTCCGGCGTGGTGGTCCGCGGCGTCGGCGACGTCTGGGTGAAGCTGGCCCGCTGTTGCACCCCCGTGCCGCCGGACCCCATTCTGGGCTTCGTCACCCGCGGCTCGGGCGTGTCGGTGCACCGGACGGACTGCACCAACGTGGCAGGCCTCAAGGACCAGCCGGATCGGATCGTCGACGTCGACTGGGCGCCGACGCAGTCAAGCGTCTTTTTGGTGGAGATCCAGGTGGAGGCGCTGGACCGGAAGTCCCTCCTCTCCGACGTGACGCGCGTGCTCTCCGAGAACCACGTGAACATCCTGGCGGCCAGCGTCCACACATCCACGGACCGCGTGGCCATCTCAAAGTTTGCCTTCGAGATGGGCGACCCCAAGTACCTCAGCCACGTGCTCAGTGCCGTACGGCGGATCGACGGGGTGTTCGACGTCTACCGGACCACGGGCAACCGCCGGCGAAGCTAG
- a CDS encoding type IV toxin-antitoxin system AbiEi family antitoxin, whose amino-acid sequence MAPFSQLPVSQTPVLQAHPSHGRGGSPPADSPVQLLELYSPGLPFTWPELQSMAADGVLTQLYQHGYTVPGTDASPQLRARAAAHGVPAPVRRRVVAGRMTAAWIYGCAREPDRLALLVDAKRRISSLRSTRGCTLHEVRLGPFDVVSLGGLMVSSPLRTALDIALHVEAERAVPALRLLLEKPELDVRLRLLVLAVEAMPRLPHKNAALEKLSLLASPAVARGPVDVEHPVDPPYGTEHVAEVLGVAHLEGKL is encoded by the coding sequence CGGGGTGGTTCGCCGCCGGCCGACTCCCCAGTGCAGCTGCTGGAGCTCTATTCGCCGGGGCTTCCCTTCACCTGGCCGGAGCTGCAGTCCATGGCGGCCGACGGCGTGCTGACGCAGCTCTATCAGCACGGCTACACAGTTCCCGGGACTGATGCTTCCCCGCAGCTGCGGGCACGTGCCGCGGCCCACGGTGTGCCCGCCCCGGTCCGGAGGCGCGTGGTGGCGGGTCGGATGACGGCGGCCTGGATCTACGGCTGCGCACGCGAGCCGGACCGGCTGGCACTCCTGGTGGACGCCAAACGCCGGATCTCCAGCCTTCGCTCCACCCGGGGCTGCACCCTCCATGAGGTGCGGCTGGGTCCGTTCGACGTCGTCAGCCTTGGTGGCCTGATGGTGTCGAGTCCGCTCCGCACGGCTCTGGATATCGCCTTGCACGTCGAGGCCGAGAGGGCAGTTCCGGCCCTGCGGCTGCTCCTGGAGAAGCCCGAACTCGATGTCAGGCTCCGGCTCCTCGTGCTGGCGGTCGAGGCGATGCCCCGGCTGCCGCACAAGAATGCAGCCCTGGAGAAACTCTCGCTGCTAGCTTCGCCGGCGGTTGCCCGTGGTCCGGTAGACGTCGAACACCCCGTCGATCCGCCGTACGGCACTGAGCACGTGGCTGAGGTACTTGGGGTCGCCCATCTCGAAGGCAAACTTTGA